The genomic window AATTTCATCATCAATTTCCAAAATAAATCTAATGATAGAAAGTGCTAATTTTTGTTCCCGCGGAGTCAAGTGAGTCAATTTTTTGGAAAGCTCAACTTCATAGTAATTCGAAAGTTGCTCTATCTCGCAGATTTTTTCTGGGGTACAAGAGTTTTTAGATGTAAGGAGAATGGCTGATCCTTCATCGTTGACGAATTCCGTTTCGACATGTTCTTCTGGGAGGAAGGAAAAAAAGTGTTGTGTTCTTTTTAAGTAATTGATGTTGTGTTTTTCAAAAAAGCGAATCCAACCAAAGCTATGGTTCATAAAATTATATATTTGGGATGGTTGAAATGGATAGCCAAAGAATGTTTCGATTTCGCGTAGTTCAGTATAGTCCAGAAGGTTTCTCTCCCACGCAGGTCCATAAATTGGCTTTTCCTCACCCATTTTTTTGAAGAATACAACAAATTCCTCTTCCGACCATTGTTTGAGATTTGTTGGGGGCCAATATTTTCCAGAATGTCTAATCTGGTTTTGATCGAAGAATGAATTCCATCCAAGTCCGCTTCTTTCCATATAAAAGACAATTTGGCTAGGGGTGAAGTCGTATCCAAAAAAATCTTCAATTTTTTTTAAAATGACCCTTTTTACTCTGTTGAATTTCCAATGGGTGTAATAGAGAGCATCCAAGTGATCGACAGATCGAAAGAACGAAACAAATTGGTCAGCAGAAAAGTGATTAAGTTTGGGACTGAGATAGAATTGCTTCGTAAATAAATCTAGCTCTTTAAGAAGGTCTTCATAAGTGGTTTTGTTGATAGAAATAAATTGATTTACAATGTATTTGTGACGATAAGGAGCTCCAAAAATAATCTCGGTTATTTTTTCATTTGGATCGAGGCGTTGATGAAATCTTCCAATAAGAAATTGAGACTTCAGATAAAGTATCATGTTTGCTTTGCTGAATAGGGAATCTGGCGTTTGACGGTAAATTGCAGCTACTTTTGAAACTGGATAGTCTCCAATTTGAATTTTCATTATCTTCTTGTATCTAATCAATGTCTGAAGAGCCAGAGGTCTCCCCAGTATCCAGAGTGAGAGTTCATTGATCAGAGGTTGAAACTCCGAAGTGAGATGACCTCCTCTGTATTTTAAATGAGCGAGTAGTCGCTGAATTTTCCATGAGATTGTATCAGGAGCCTGGGGCTGAGCAGAGCGAAGAGAGGTGTCTGGTTCTGAATTTGGATGCATGAGGCGTGAATCAAATTCGAGCGGGTTGCGAGAATGGTTTTGACGATGGGTGCTGGAAAAGTTATGCAGTCCAATTTTAGCTAGAAATCCATAGTAGTCGCCGAAATCCCTCTCGATTCTATGAATGAATGTGGATTCAGCCATCTCTCGACCCATGATTGCATGGACGGTATTGGCAAATTCAGTTTGCCCACCTTTTATCAATGTTTCGCGTTTGATATCAATACCTGCATCGTTTAAAGCGATGAGGCTGAGTCCATAGAGTGTTTCAGCCAGGACGAGACTGCCGCCCCGTTCGGAGTGTTTAAAGGGGTTGATTCCGATATATTCTAAATAATCAGTTAAACCCACATCAAAGTGGCCGAGTTGTTCATTGACAGATCTCAATGAGAACGGCTGGCCGAGGAGTTCGCTAAGCCTGTGAGAGGTTGTCTTTTCTTCATTTTTAAGATGGAGAGAATACCCTTCCCAGTCGAGGCTTAAGAGAGCTGTTTCAAGTTGTGCAAAATCGATTTTGCGTTTTCTCGATCTCACTTTTTCTAAGTCGAGACCCATTTCATTGAGAAAATCAAAATAGCTAAGACCAAAACGCTCTCTGAGTTGCCTCGCAATCGTCTGCAATGATAAAGACCGTCCAAAATATTTTTCTGTCACTTTTGAAATGAGTGGGGTAGTTGGTGAAGAAATGGCTCCGGTGTGGAGCTTGACTCCTTCCTTGTGCAGTGAGAGTAAGCTCAGTACATAGGGGGTAAATTCGGTTCGATTCCGAAAGGGTTCTGGGTTGATACCTAAAAATTTTCTGCATGATGTATCTGATCTATCTTCGAAACCCCTATCTGCAGATTCTTTGGTGCTGTCTCCGTGAGCCAGTAAATTATTCATCATTGATAATAGGAAAATCAATAAATACAGGCGTCTCAACAGAGTCCTGTGACGAGGACTTAGATAAGTGATTTGACCATCTATATCGAAGAAATAGCCCAAAATGCGCTCCGTAAATCGCTAAAAACATTAGATTGCGGGTTCGCTCCATTCTCGTTGATTGAATAGGTCGAGGAAGGGTGGCGATACCTCTCCAAGGCTGGCGATACCCCTCCAAGATGGGAGTCTGTTGTCTTGGCGCGAGCAAGCAAAGAGCAACAATCGTACCTGCCATTATTGTGGATTTGTTTATCAATGACGAACTTCGAAAGTCCGAAGCTTGGTCTAGAATTTGTCACAGACCCTGGGCCGGGTTGGCCCGGCCCGGACCACTTCAAGCTTCTTCAGTTCAAACATGAAATCAAACTCGTCCTTAATCCCAGTTAAAAATTAGGGCTGTGGGAGATTTCTGAAAACGTGTACTATTTGTTTGGGGGATTCCGGGTGAAGCCAATGAGTAAAGGACGGGTCGTAATTTTCGCCTGCTTGGCTGTAACTTTGGGTTTTGCGGCGGCGATTGGTCTTGCTGAATTGTCCCTGCGTATCCATTTATACTTTACAGAGGCGGATGTGGAATCCATCGCCGCTCGCGATCATGGGCTTGGCTTCAATCCGTTTGATGTATTGCACGGGCTGAATGGATGTACGTGGCCCGACACTCTTTATCCACACCCACGTTACGGTTTCATTCAGCAGGAGGTTCCTTCCTGCGGATGGCCGATCAGCAACTTGTCGGTTTATGGTCATGATTTGCCGGAAGAAAAAGATCTTAGTCGTTTTGTAATTTTGGTTTTGGGTGGGTCCGTGGCACAACAGGTAACTTCGGGCCACACACTGGCTAATCGCAATTGGATTGAGGAAAACCTCAACCGTTATTACACGGGCCCCAAGGGCGAAGAGTTTCTTGTTGTCAATGGTGCTCTGGGGGCCTGGAAGCAGCCTAACCAATTGTTTCGTCTCATTGAGAACTCCGAGCGCATCGATGGGTTTATTTCAATTGAAGGGTACAATGAGTCTGCCATTATCAGTTTAGGCGCGCGTTTTGAAAAGCCATCTCCGGTTTACGCTGGAATGGTGAACTTGCCAGATCTGCCATTGGGATTTTCTTTTATGGCCAGGGTTGCGAAACGGGTACTTGTGAGCACGGGTTGGGCCGAGCGATCACTTCTGGCAAAATACATCTACGTGCGAATCGTTGTCCCGTCTCACATACTTGGACCGGCTAATCTCACATAACTGGACCGCCTGATTTTTGGAGGTCTATACTTCAGTTTTTTCGATGTCAATATCTGGCAAAATTATTCGTCCTTTCATGCGGTAACTTGGACCCTCAAATACCACGATTTTAGCCTGCTCAAACATCCGATCGATCGCCGCATTGGCTAGGATCGGATCACTAAAGACTTGTGGCCATTCTTCGACATCTCGGTTGCTGGTCAAGATCATCGCCGAGTTGTATTTGCGTCGATCAAAGAGATCAAATATCTCTTCACTCACATCCCGTGGCATCGTCACTACGCCCCAGTCGTCAAGGATCCAAAGTTTGGACGTCAAAATTTGTTTGAACAATTTATCCAAAGTGTTCCGCTCCCGGGCCATCCGGATCTTGGCACTGAGTCTTTTACGCTCGAACAAAACACACTGTGGCCCAGTGCTGCGGTTTTCATGCCTAATGCAATTGCGCAGTGGGTTTTGCCAGTTCCTGGACTTCCAAGCAACAATGCAATTTCATTTTCCTCTACGAACTTGCAACTCGAAAGCTCTTCGATCTTCTCGCGATTGATCCTCTTGTTAAAACTCCAATTGAACTGCTCCAATGTTCTCCTCTCTGGGAATGTCGCCTTTTTAATCCTACGTTCAATCGCGTTTTCCTTGCGCGTATTCAGCTCATGCTCAAACAATGTCGTCAGCCAGGAAAATCGGACTTGATTTTTCTGGCTGCCAAAACCGACTCTAAATTCTCAGCTGCCGACGGTAGCCTTAGCATCGTCAGTTGCTGACGGATTGTTTCTATGCTCACTCCACGCTCCCTCTTGGTTTTGGCCACATCATTTCACGACCCGTAAGTGAGCCCTATACTCACTCATCGGCCTTGTGAACTTGCCGCCCGTTGTATTAAAATTTTCAGTCTCCATTTTTACTTTTGGTGTCATCTTCAAAAACGAGTGGACCGTGCGAAAACTGATCGAACTGATTTCAATTGCAGACGCACAGGCCTTGTCGATCAAGGCATTCTGGTATTTCTTGTTCAACGTCAGGATTCCCCAGACCACCCGAGTGTCTACAAAACCTTCCCCCTCGATAAAATGATCTGGATCATTCGAGCGACATTGCCGCCGATAGCCTCTGCCTGCTTGATGTAATGGGCGTGATTCTGCAAATTCGTTTCGTTCGAGGATTTGTAGTGATCCTTGCACGCCTGGCGCTGGAACTTGTCTTTGATTACATCATAGACTTCCAGTAGCCTCCCAGCGCAGTAAATCGAAAGCTTTTCTCCGTTACCAATCAAAGTCACACTCTGGCCCGACAACCTCAAGTCAACTCGATAGTATTTATTCAAAAACCTCACATATCCATCACGGCGAACAAATCCATTCAAAATGGTCTCGATCTCATAAGGAACCTGGGGCAAGTCACGCAATGTCTTTTGTTCCTGATTCTCAAAAACCTCCACAGGCTTCTCGCCATGAGTGCCGTGCTTGCGACAGTTGGCAATCTTCATTTTCAAATCAATATGGCTTTGGGCTTTCTCGATTGAAAATTCCTTCAAATCAAAGGACTCAAAAGCCGCCGAACCAATTGCACCGTACGTTCAACCTTGCCCTTCTTCTGTGGATCCGCCGGAGGGAGGGCCTCTATCGTAAAACCGGTATGCGATGCAAATCTCTCGTAACCGGCATTCAAAATCGGCTCATGCTCCGAGGCACGATTCACGAATACCTTTGGATTGTCAGAGGTGATTTTCCTTGGAACCCCACCAACCTCAAAGAGCATTGATTGGATCGCTTTCACCGTTGTCACAAAATCGCACTTGTCCATCACTCGAACCATCGTGTACCGACTGTGACCCAAAATCCCGATAAAGGCCCATATGGCACGTTTGCGACCGTCCTGATCTATCACATCGAGAGCCTTCGCCCAGTCCACCTGCAAGCATTCCCCGGGGCGTGAATGATTTCAGGTGATGAGCCCCGAAGCAGACGGTCGGACTGAAAATGCTGCCTCTCAAGATAGCGGTAAAAACTTGCACGTGGAATCGACACCGGAATCTCTTCGAAGATTGTCTGTGGTGACCAACCCAGATGGAGTCGCTCCAAGATCCAATTCTTGTGCGGATCGAGCAGAGCGTCGGCTTCTGCTGGTTTCGACTTGCGGAGATCTATGATCGGAAAAAGGGCCTCGGGATAATTCGGCAATTTCCTATCAGTCGACCGAAAGAGTTTTGGCTCTGTACTGATCTGTTCTAAGAATCCGTACTCCACCGCAAGGCCTCGGACCTTGATCACATAGCCTTTGCCTTTGGAGAGTTGATTGGAAATTTGCGAAGCCGATTGGCCCGCTCGAAACTGTTCGACAATTTTTCGATCCACCGTGATTCTCCCTAAAATCGAGTTCCTTTTCGCTTCATGCTTCCTCCCTTTTAGGGGTCATTCTTGCATGAAGTTCAGGTGGATGTTTCTATGCCTAATTTTTAAGCATTTGGCCGGTCCAAGTATATGAGATTTTGACCCCACATAACCGGTCCACTTGTGTGAGATTTGTCTGCGTCATACCGGTCCCGTTACGTGAGACGGGACAGAATCGTAGACATTTTTAATTCTGCTTATGCAAAGAACATAAAAAATACGCATTTTGAAGGGTTACACCGCTATCCAGAGACTTGGAGTTTTGCGCGGCAGCAAGAGGCCAGTCTGGAAAAGTATATAGATTATTTGCATGCCATGAATGCCTTTGCAGCCGAAAAAAAAATCAAGGGAGCTCTGTTTATTCAGCCAATACCAAACCTCTATAAGACCTTGGCAGAAGGGGAGTGGCCGGCGCCGCGCTGGGAAATTGATGCCAATATTTACTTGAATCTCGAACGAGAGATTTTGAGTGAAAATTTTAGGGCACTTAATCCCCTCAGCTTATTGAAGATCTATGAAAAGGAGCCGGATCTGATATATTTTGACGACATCCACGCTCGGTATGATGAGACTGGTTACAATAAGGGGTATGACCTGATGGGACGGGCAGTCGCAGATCGCCTTGCGTCGGTTTGGCATTTGCCACGTAAGCGGCAATAGTTAACGAGGACCGATTGCGGGCGGGGGCTCTGTGTTGGCAAGTTTTATGATGCCAAGGGGACAAGTTCGCTTCAGAGGAGAAGGGAGAGGCAAATGCCTCGCCAACTCGTGGGATTTAGGCCCGCCCCTCCAACAACTTCGTGGGCCAGTTCATTGAATTCACCGGTTACACAGCTGTCGCAGTAATAAAGTTACCTCATTGCGACGCCCGTGGAAAATCCAGGGGATTTGTACCGTGGTTGCCGAGAATTTCGTTTTGCAGACCTGGAATTGGGAGTCTTAGAGCGAACTGGTGGAATTCTAAATATTGTGACTCAGATCATTGGATATTGGCCTTTTCTCATTTTGAGACGATTTGCCTTCTTCGTGCCGGTTTTTCTCAATTCCACAATTCATCCACATTCCAATTCTAAGATGGAGACAGGTTATCGTCTTTAAAAAGAAGGGAGAGGCTGATGAGCGCGAATATATCATTGATACCAGGAGCAATTGCTGCGACCTTGATTTTGACGGCCTGTGGAAAGAGCTTCAGCTCTGTGAAGCTGACGAATGGCAGCTCATTGGTAGGTAGGAATGAGGCCGTGGCGGATATTTCCGATTCATCTGGTACCTCGAAATCAAACACAACTTCCTCAGAAGTATTGGTCAGTGGTCGATACTTTGTGGATAAAAATAACAAGGTAATTCGGCTGCGCTCTATGAACTGGGACGGCTTCAACGATCGTAGCCTCATGTTGCACGGTCTAGACATTCAGCAATTTGACACTGTTGTGGAGCTGATGAAACAAGTAGGAATTAACTCCATTCGACTGCCTTTTGCCAATGAGATGCTCTCGATCACACAGCCTAAAACTTCGGAGACTGTGCTGTTACGCCATCCTTACTTACGTGGACTCACACCAAAACAAGCCTTTGTGGAGATGGTTCGACGCCTGACAAATGCGGGTCTGTATGTGATTCTCGACAACCATCAGACAACTATGGACTATTATGGTGAGAATGCGGGAGATGGTCTGTGGTTCAGTGAGTCCTTTTCGGAAAGACAATGGTTAGAGGACTGGTCATTGGTGGCACAACTCTTTCAAAGTAATTCGAGAGTGATTGGCTATGAATTGCGAAACGAAGTGCGCGCGGCTATTTTAAAGAATGGGACTAAAACTCCAGAACCGAAATGGGGAGGCGGAGGAGCCTACGATTGGCGACGGGCTCAGATCTTAGTGGCAAAGAAGATTTGGAGCCACAATTCAAAAAAGATTATTTTCCTCAGTGGTGTTGGATACAATTTCTATATTGGCGGAGCCTATTACACACCAATTTCACCAATTGAGGTGGGACAAACTCATCCTCACTTCGCGTACTCCGTTCACATCTATGGGTGGTATGAGGACAATCAAAAGGTTTTGACAGGACGACTGCACCAGCTGACCAAAGAGCAGCAATACGAGGTTTATGGCCGGAACTTTGGTTTTGCCATTGTTCAAAATCAGACCTTCACCGCGCCCGTCTGGGTGAGCGAATTTGGCGTCTCAAACTTATATAACACGGCCAATGATGCGACAGAATGGCAGTACTGGTACCACTTCCACAATCTGATCGACTATTTGAATCTAGGCCAGATCAGCTATGGCTATTATACCTTGTCCAGCTACTACACCAAGAATACGTGGAATCAATCTTATGATTGCAGGTCCAATATCAGTGAATACTATCAATCAACAATCTATTCCAACGGCAGCCCCGTATTTGGAAAGAACCACTATGAACTCTACTGCAACACCTACGGAATTCTAAGTCTGGGTTGGGACGCCTTAGCGAGTGGCTGGAGAGTTTCGGAGTTGCGCCGGTTGCTCCAATAGAGGTTAGAGCAGAGGAGATAATGCTATAACTGGAGCGGGAAACGGGACTCAAACCCGCGACCTTCGCCTTGGCAAGGAAACGGTCTATCCACTTTTAGTTCTAAATACTGAAAATCAGGGGGGCAGGCCAAAAGGCTGGGTGCGGCCATTGGTTTTGGGTTCTGGCCTTGGCGGAGCGCATTAGGTCCAGCCGGTGGGGCCATGGGGTCAGGATAGGAAAACGAGGCTGACGGCCGGACGAGACGTGGCTGACTGATGGCTGATTGGTTTTGTGGCGTTGGGATTTGAATTGTGCTTGGAACAAGACCAAGGGGTTAATCTGCGAAGCGGATCACGGTCTTACGCGACAAGGGTGGGTACTTCGCTTAAACTTTTAAGGTATGGATATTTTTGAAATGCTGAAAGATGGCGAACTTGCCGTTCGCTATGAGGAGTTTATTTCTGCGGAGTCCGCAAGGATCGCGACGGCCCATCAATTGGAGCCGTCTTGGGTTGAACTGGTTTTGCGGGAAACGGCCGAACTGACTGATCAAAAAGCTGACTATTGGGTTCCGCAGGTAAAACAGCATGGCTTTAATGGGGAGCTTTTTTTCTTTCCAGATTTGGATGAAGGCGCGGCGTTTTTGTCACAAGAGCAATTGGTGGATTTCTTCTCTAACCCGCTACCAAAGCTAAAAGTCCGATACGCGACAGCGCTCAACCTCAAACAAACACAGCCCCCTTTTTATTCAAAGCAAGAGCTGGTCGTTATTCTCAATAAGTATCGTGATTTTTTAAACAAGCACCGCGAAGAATTTGTCTCAAAAGGCTACACGGAAAGTGCCTTTTCGTTTTCTTGCTTCAACCATTTCATTCCACGCACTCTTTTAGCGCAGTCATTTCACGACTTGATGGGAGCAGAAATTGAATGCGATGAGCATACGCCAGCCGCGAATATATGCGATGACTTAGCTCCGTACCGATATAGGGATTTATTTAGCGAAAAAGAATGGGGTGCGGTGCTTGAGGGTCAAACTGTCGGCGTTCGCCAGTTGCGGGAAAAGCTGTTTGCGTTTTTACTGGGAACAACAAGCGTAGCTATCGAGTCATTACAAAAAAATGGGATTGATGGGATCTATAAATCCCTGTCCGAACTACTATTAAAATCGTTTGATCCGGAAGGTGATGACTTTAAAGCTCTCTATCACATTGACCAGCAAGTACGCGAAGAACACGCGATGTCTGTGGACTATATTGAATATGACGAATCAAATCCGCCACCAGTCAGCGCAACGGAGGGGCCATCTTATGGCTCCATCGACGACATTTTATTTTTTATCGCTTCAGTAGCGTTTGAGACGGACACGGGCTGTTTAAGACAGGCTCAAATCAAGCTCGCCCCTTTCCTCAAAAAACTTCCTTCCGGACACTCCGTCTTCGGCCTCAATTTTTATCAAAACAGTATTGGCGATAAATCTCGCTCATTTAACGACGCCATAGATTATTGGGCGCAGGCGATTGAAGCGCAGGAAGCTTTTTTTAATAATTTTGACCGTGAACTCAATTCATATTTGGATGGCCAATGGATTGATCACATTACTATTCAGGTGTCTCGCCAAAACAAGAAAGCTCTTAACGAAATTATGAGCCGCTTGAGCCAGGCAAAGGATGCCAATACCTTACTGGCAAAGCTCCTCCGTCTTGAGAGTGAGGAATTATCTGGGGAACGGACTACACCGACACGCACATTAGGGTTCAGCGACGATCAAGTCACAAAGTTAGGGCTTGCCGAATATAAAGTTAAAAACTCCTCATTCGCATTTGATAGCCAATTCCGCTCATTGAAGTTCGATGGCAGAGCGGTTGGCAACTTTACCATTAATCAAGTCCGTGCCATAAAATTACTGTATTCTCGGCACGAGGGCGGAAATCCAGATACTCCGTCGGAGATGATTATTGATTTCTATTCGTCCGCAGGAGATAGGCGCGCAACTCAATTGAAAGTCAGTAGCGATATTTTTCCACGTCACCCATTATGGAAGAAGTTTATCGTTAGCCGTGAGCGTGGAATGTATCGAATCGATACGGCATGGATTCCGAATGAGGATGATTTTCTTGACTCGAATCAAAATCAAAAACTCATCGGCGAAGTGAAACCCGAAAAGGCTCTCTCCTCAAAATCCAAAAACCGCGCAGGCTGAACACCTAATCCGCCGCGGTTCATTATCTTAAACACGATCCATTAAAGGCGCACTCGCGCCTTTTGTTCTCTTTCTAAAATAAATTTTGGTTCTCAACTACCAGAAATCTTTTTCTTTTTTGGCGGTCAGCCGTCCGTCAGCCAAGCTTCGTCCGTCGGTCAGCCTCGATTTCTTACTTTGTCCTTAGGAGGCAAATATGAAATCGAAAACTGTAACCAAGTCCCGTGCTCAAAAGAAAACCGCTACTCAGGTAGCGCCAACAAAAATCAACACCGCTCAGTGGGTGTTAATACTGACCGCACTTTTTAATCACGTGCGGAATTGGATTTATAATCAAATCCAAAGTGCCCGCACTCAAGTGGTAAGCCGGTACAAGGCGTTACTGTGGGTGAAAAATAAAAAGCCCAGCGGCGGCACCGTTCAGCCACTTACAATTCTTGAAACGTTCAGCGGAATAGGCGGCACCCGCTTAGGTGCTGAACAAGCTGGATTTAAGGTGGTAGCCGCAAGTGAAATTGATAAACACTGCATTGCCACTTATCAGGACAACTTTGGTGATTGCCCATTTGGGGATATTACTCAACTCAATGCGGAAACGGTGCCTAACTTTGACGTGTTGACGGCCTCAACACCGTGCCAATCCTTTTCTACTCAAGGAAAACGCAAGGGTCTTAAAGATAAGCGTGGGGAACTTATCTATGACGTTTTTCGGATTGCGGACGCTCACCCGGAACACCGTGTTCTTTTCATTGAGAACGTGAAAGGCATGGCTACCACCAACGGCGGGCGTGGATTAAAAACCGTACTCAAAGAATTGCATTCCCGTGGCTACTACACGCACCACCAAGTTTTAAAAGCATCTCATTATGGTGTACCGCAAGCCCGGGAAAGACTTTTCATCGTGGCGTTCCGTGAAAATGTTCCGTTCAGTTTTCCAAAGCCAACCGTTCTTGCGGCGGCAAGCGGTGAGATTTTAGAAAACTCAGTTCATAAAAACTATTTCCTAAGCCAAGAGCAAATAGATACTTTGGTTCAAGCCAAAGACCGCTATGACAAAAACGGCGATAACTTTGGCTTTGAAATTATTGACCCTGCGAAACCCACGCACACCATTTTGCGGTCAACATCATCACTGTTAAAAAATCTTGTGGCGGTGCCCCTTGAAAAGAGCGCACCTAAAAACCGTGGCGTGTATGATTTGACGGATAAAGATGGAAACACCAAAAAAGTTCACTTACGCAAACTCACCCCACGTGAATGCGCAAGACTGCAAGGCTATCCTGATAGCTATGAACTTACGGCGTCTGCTTCTGAAAGCTACAAGCAACTTGGAAACTCAGTCCCTGTTCCCGTAATCCGTGAACTATTTAAAGAAATCCTTGTGTCATTGACCTTGTGGGACAAAGGGGTGCGTGTCACTAAAAACACTGCAAAGAGAATTGACCCGGTTCCACCACAAAAAAATGTGATTAAGAAAAATGGGAACACCGTAAGTACCAAAAGAATTAAGGCACCCAAAGTCACGGCAACCATGAAAGTCAACAAAAAACAAAAGGCGCAACCAGCGACTGTTTCAAAGCAGGACAAAACTCAACCCGTTACAACAAAATCAGGTACACCAAAAATGGGATTAGCTTTGGTGAAAGGTGGTTCAGTAACACCACCGCCTGTTTTCATTAAACCTGGCCTTACTGATGATAAGAAATTGTCCGGTGAAATTTCAGGTTGGTATTTGAAAGATAAAAAAAATCATCAAATGACGCCCAACTGGCTGGTGGTATTTTTAAATTTTATCTGCCCACTTGAGCTGGACGCAGCCACAGGCCCAGAGGCCAACTCAATTCACAAGTTCAAAAGAATTCTGACTAAAAAAGATAATTCACTCAAGCGGTCATGGAAAGTAAGTGAGGGCAACGGTGTTTTCGTCAATCCGCCTTACAATGATAAGAATGGTTTAATGGCATGGGCAGAAAAAATGGATTCTGAATATAAGAAACACGGCCAACCCATTTTTGCTCTGGTCCCCGCATGGACACCTGAAAGCAAGTGGTTCCGTTGTTTCAGTGCGAAAGCTACTCACATTGTCTTTTTAAAAGAACGGCTCACGCACAATGAAACTGTAAATAAAAAATCAGCCATGTTTCCGTCTGCTGTTTTTGTCTTTGGTGGTGATTTACTTGGTAACCGTTTTGACTATTTGTCTCAACTCGGCATGGTTTTGGAAACTGAAACCTACAGAAAATCAAAAGCACAACTCCAAACAACAAAAGCGGCATAATGTGACCACTTGGCGTGGGTGACCAGAAAAATGGTCACTCACATTTAGAAAAAAGCATAATAGGCCGCGAATAAAGTGGCCTATTCAAAAATCACAAATGGAAAACACCATTTTAATAATTATTTTTGGGAAAAATATCAGACCGCCCGAAAAAAATCCTATTTAACTTGTAGAGGTTCCCGTGGTGGGGGCCGCAACAAGAACAAAAGGAGACTGTATGAAACAAATTAAACTGACCGACGTAACAAGAAAGGAGCTGGATACGGGAATGATTGTCCCCGTGAATGTAGAAGCACATACGGAAAGTATTATTAACGACTGCTTCCCAGAAGTAAAACTGCTTAACCGTTATAGTCGTGGGCACGGAACACTCATTCGTCAGACCGACGAAATAATGTTTTTAATGTGTTGCCATGACGAGCAGGCGAACAATATCGCAGCCAAACAATGGATTGAAGTTGACGGCGAGTTCTACGATGTTGACTACACAATTCAAAAACTCACCGATGCAGGATTTGACGTTGAAAATGACCTCTAACCAAAATGAAAGGAAATTATATGAAGAATAATAATGTAGAACCAATCTTTAAGTTCAGCAATCACTGGGACGATGACCAAGACCCTTGTTATTGGGAGGATGTTTGCGAATCTT from Bdellovibrionales bacterium includes these protein-coding regions:
- a CDS encoding ATP-binding protein — encoded protein: MARERNTLDKLFKQILTSKLWILDDWGVVTMPRDVSEEIFDLFDRRKYNSAMILTSNRDVEEWPQVFSDPILANAAIDRMFEQAKIVVFEGPSYRMKGRIILPDIDIEKTEV
- a CDS encoding ATP-binding protein, with the translated sequence MFEHELNTRKENAIERRIKKATFPERRTLEQFNWSFNKRINREKIEELSSCKFVEENEIALLLGSPGTGKTHCAIALGMKTAALGHSVFCSSVKDSVPRSGWPGSGTLWINCSNKF
- a CDS encoding transposase family protein produces the protein MQVDWAKALDVIDQDGRKRAIWAFIGILGHSRYTMVRVMDKCDFVTTVKAIQSMLFEVGGVPRKITSDNPKVFVNRASEHEPILNAGYERFASHTGFTIEALPPADPQKKGKVERTVQLVRRLLSPLI
- a CDS encoding cellulase family glycosylhydrolase produces the protein MSANISLIPGAIAATLILTACGKSFSSVKLTNGSSLVGRNEAVADISDSSGTSKSNTTSSEVLVSGRYFVDKNNKVIRLRSMNWDGFNDRSLMLHGLDIQQFDTVVELMKQVGINSIRLPFANEMLSITQPKTSETVLLRHPYLRGLTPKQAFVEMVRRLTNAGLYVILDNHQTTMDYYGENAGDGLWFSESFSERQWLEDWSLVAQLFQSNSRVIGYELRNEVRAAILKNGTKTPEPKWGGGGAYDWRRAQILVAKKIWSHNSKKIIFLSGVGYNFYIGGAYYTPISPIEVGQTHPHFAYSVHIYGWYEDNQKVLTGRLHQLTKEQQYEVYGRNFGFAIVQNQTFTAPVWVSEFGVSNLYNTANDATEWQYWYHFHNLIDYLNLGQISYGYYTLSSYYTKNTWNQSYDCRSNISEYYQSTIYSNGSPVFGKNHYELYCNTYGILSLGWDALASGWRVSELRRLLQ
- the dcm gene encoding DNA (cytosine-5-)-methyltransferase → MKSKTVTKSRAQKKTATQVAPTKINTAQWVLILTALFNHVRNWIYNQIQSARTQVVSRYKALLWVKNKKPSGGTVQPLTILETFSGIGGTRLGAEQAGFKVVAASEIDKHCIATYQDNFGDCPFGDITQLNAETVPNFDVLTASTPCQSFSTQGKRKGLKDKRGELIYDVFRIADAHPEHRVLFIENVKGMATTNGGRGLKTVLKELHSRGYYTHHQVLKASHYGVPQARERLFIVAFRENVPFSFPKPTVLAAASGEILENSVHKNYFLSQEQIDTLVQAKDRYDKNGDNFGFEIIDPAKPTHTILRSTSSLLKNLVAVPLEKSAPKNRGVYDLTDKDGNTKKVHLRKLTPRECARLQGYPDSYELTASASESYKQLGNSVPVPVIRELFKEILVSLTLWDKGVRVTKNTAKRIDPVPPQKNVIKKNGNTVSTKRIKAPKVTATMKVNKKQKAQPATVSKQDKTQPVTTKSGTPKMGLALVKGGSVTPPPVFIKPGLTDDKKLSGEISGWYLKDKKNHQMTPNWLVVFLNFICPLELDAATGPEANSIHKFKRILTKKDNSLKRSWKVSEGNGVFVNPPYNDKNGLMAWAEKMDSEYKKHGQPIFALVPAWTPESKWFRCFSAKATHIVFLKERLTHNETVNKKSAMFPSAVFVFGGDLLGNRFDYLSQLGMVLETETYRKSKAQLQTTKAA